From Candidatus Atribacteria bacterium ADurb.Bin276, a single genomic window includes:
- the ctsR gene encoding Transcriptional regulator CtsR, with protein sequence MYSLCDSIEKYLIRLIEKSPNNTVTIQRGRVAEEFDCAPSQINYVLMTRFNVFKGFIVESRRGGSGYVKIQQIQMDRLEPVVNFLEVSEKDIKESEVESLLLWLEREGFITSREGSLMKAAIIDTFNRLNFDSLLSVRDVNILRSNILREMLLQVLKVGYDYEV encoded by the coding sequence ATGTACTCCCTTTGCGACTCTATTGAAAAATATTTAATACGACTTATTGAAAAATCACCCAACAACACTGTAACTATCCAAAGAGGTAGGGTGGCTGAGGAGTTTGATTGCGCACCTTCTCAGATCAATTATGTATTAATGACCCGCTTTAATGTTTTTAAAGGCTTTATCGTCGAAAGCCGAAGGGGAGGAAGCGGGTATGTCAAAATACAACAGATACAAATGGATCGCTTGGAACCGGTAGTTAATTTTCTCGAAGTATCCGAAAAAGATATCAAAGAAAGTGAAGTAGAAAGTTTGTTGTTGTGGTTGGAGCGAGAAGGATTCATTACCTCAAGAGAGGGTTCGTTAATGAAAGCAGCGATAATTGATACTTTTAATAGACTTAACTTTGATTCACTTCTTTCGGTTCGGGATGTAAATATATTGCGATCCAATATCCTTCGGGAAATGCTTCTTCAAGTTTTAAAAGTTGGGTATGATTATGAAGTGTGA
- the mdtH gene encoding Multidrug resistance protein MdtH yields MDKKNKRKNILITGLTSLLTDISSEMIYPIIALYLKALGGSPAILGIIEGVAESTASILKVFSGAFADRIGKRKPLAIAGYSLSVIGKVLFYFASNWSFIFAGRFSDRFGKGVRTAPRDAMISESVEGNHQGKAFGLHRTMDSMGAVIGTLITFFFLFRIQEAARQSGNPAFYIPTFRSIILLSLIPAALGVVVLFLTIETGSGEKSTHIPLSWSSLLKLDHKLKVFLLATFLFTLGNSSDQFILLRATEPDLGYSAAQVILLYLLFNIVYMVVSYPAGWLSDKIGQKWILAGGFLLYSITYYVIGFTPSFIIPAMILYGFYIGMTEGVAKALVSELSPASRRATIIGLHATLLGIGLFPASLIGGLLWSTFGPSATFLFGGSMTFISALILILFL; encoded by the coding sequence ATGGATAAAAAAAATAAAAGAAAAAACATTCTTATTACCGGTTTAACTTCACTCTTGACCGATATCAGTTCAGAAATGATCTACCCGATCATTGCTCTTTATTTAAAAGCCTTGGGAGGCAGTCCGGCTATTCTCGGCATCATCGAAGGTGTTGCCGAGTCAACGGCATCGATTCTCAAAGTGTTTTCTGGGGCTTTTGCTGACCGAATAGGCAAAAGAAAGCCTTTAGCAATTGCTGGGTATTCCTTATCTGTTATAGGAAAAGTACTATTTTATTTTGCCAGTAATTGGAGTTTTATATTTGCTGGAAGATTTTCAGATCGTTTTGGGAAAGGAGTTCGTACTGCTCCCCGTGATGCCATGATTTCTGAATCAGTTGAAGGGAATCATCAAGGAAAAGCTTTTGGACTCCATCGCACCATGGATTCCATGGGTGCAGTAATCGGTACCTTAATCACCTTTTTCTTTCTCTTTCGTATTCAAGAAGCTGCCCGGCAATCGGGAAATCCTGCTTTTTATATTCCCACCTTCCGCTCCATTATTCTTCTCAGCTTGATACCGGCAGCTTTAGGGGTGGTTGTTCTTTTCTTGACCATAGAAACCGGAAGTGGGGAAAAAAGTACTCATATTCCACTTTCTTGGAGTTCACTTCTTAAACTGGATCATAAGTTAAAAGTTTTCCTGTTGGCCACCTTTTTGTTTACTTTGGGAAATTCCTCCGACCAATTCATCTTATTAAGAGCAACTGAACCTGATTTAGGGTATAGCGCTGCTCAAGTGATACTTCTCTATCTGCTCTTTAATATTGTATATATGGTGGTTTCTTATCCGGCAGGATGGCTTTCCGACAAAATTGGTCAAAAGTGGATATTAGCTGGAGGGTTTCTCCTTTATAGTATTACTTATTATGTGATTGGTTTTACTCCTTCCTTTATTATCCCGGCCATGATTCTCTATGGTTTCTATATCGGTATGACTGAAGGGGTTGCCAAAGCACTGGTTTCTGAGCTTTCACCTGCTTCAAGGAGAGCTACTATTATTGGTCTTCATGCAACCTTACTGGGAATTGGTCTCTTCCCGGCTTCTTTAATCGGGGGATTACTCTGGAGTACTTTTGGCCCTTCGGCAACTTTTCTTTTTGGAGGATCAATGACATTTATCTCGGCTTTAATTCTTATTTTATTTCTATAA
- the greA gene encoding Transcription elongation factor GreA — MEKKKSDEKIILTKEGYETLEKELKHLKTVKRKEVAEKINQALAFGDLSENAEYEEAKNEQAFIEGRILVLEEKLMKATIVEEQSGGNSEKIHLGVRVMLENLNNGKQIEYSIVDSVGANPSLQKISFESPLAQALIGKTKGDEIELKVPAGMVKYRVIDIKKKEVNSISS, encoded by the coding sequence ATGGAGAAGAAAAAGTCAGATGAAAAGATTATTCTTACCAAAGAGGGATATGAGACCTTAGAAAAAGAGTTAAAGCATCTCAAAACAGTGAAGCGGAAAGAGGTAGCAGAAAAGATCAACCAAGCTTTAGCATTCGGTGATTTAAGTGAAAATGCTGAGTATGAAGAAGCTAAGAATGAGCAAGCTTTCATTGAAGGACGTATTTTGGTTTTGGAAGAAAAGCTGATGAAAGCGACAATCGTTGAAGAACAAAGTGGAGGAAACTCAGAGAAAATTCATTTAGGGGTTCGAGTGATGCTCGAAAATCTCAACAATGGAAAACAGATTGAGTATTCGATAGTCGACTCAGTTGGAGCCAATCCTTCTCTCCAAAAGATTTCTTTTGAGTCACCTCTGGCTCAAGCTCTTATTGGGAAAACCAAGGGAGATGAAATTGAATTAAAAGTACCTGCTGGAATGGTAAAATATCGAGTGATAGATATAAAGAAAAAGGAGGTTAATTCCATTTCATCATGA
- a CDS encoding Heptaprenyl diphosphate synthase component I yields the protein MDNNRLIIKSSKINRLIYIAILVAMGSVLHGLEGLIPLPNLFIPGAKLGFANIVTLIAMVLLGQNEALLVTLLRVFLGGLISGNFLNIGFFLALSGGIFAWLGMKLMSKATESVLIISMFGALFHNIGQILVAYLYIQSIHIFWYLLLLFPFAILAGFFTGYLSSLIIHYVRNSSVSLNRNYK from the coding sequence ATGGACAATAACCGTTTAATTATTAAATCAAGTAAAATTAATCGATTAATATATATTGCGATTTTAGTAGCTATGGGAAGTGTTCTGCATGGATTGGAAGGCTTGATCCCGCTGCCTAACTTATTTATTCCTGGAGCGAAGTTAGGTTTTGCTAATATTGTTACCTTGATTGCTATGGTATTATTAGGTCAAAACGAGGCCTTGCTGGTCACCTTGTTGAGAGTTTTTTTAGGGGGATTAATTTCTGGAAACTTTCTCAATATTGGGTTTTTTCTAGCTTTAAGTGGTGGAATATTTGCTTGGTTAGGAATGAAGTTAATGAGCAAAGCCACCGAATCAGTTCTCATCATCAGTATGTTCGGAGCCCTTTTCCATAATATCGGCCAAATATTAGTCGCTTATCTATATATTCAAAGCATACATATTTTTTGGTATTTGCTATTATTGTTTCCCTTTGCTATTTTAGCCGGTTTTTTCACCGGATATCTTTCGTCTCTCATTATTCATTATGTAAGAAATTCCTCGGTTTCACTGAACAGAAATTATAAATAG
- a CDS encoding putative ATP:guanido phosphotransferase, translating to MRIFFSNFFSQKPDNLSKVISRISLSRNIEDIPFPSRATSIWIEDLKQRIKNLYQKIFAAKKYQWVQLDTIPKNALEKFYYQNLIPREVLENPANRYLIYSSHKGILVNYLDHLQIFSITSGLDLNRIYQDVNKLDNLIEKNIDYAYSEEWGYLTSHINKVGTGMDLSVTIHLPALSLLYGENRFIQWMRDKNLQVKNFRGEDGVIGHIYHFSNLYSLGVSEWQIINDLKKFGCTLSKWEKQVRESLKNNPPRSRELEETVMMKGRQLYRSGHFSLKDIFDFLSIWTLAWQCGIFSPRKGLKLIEVREILQKTWGNDNSLKKECLNILRYFRVISGEELCDV from the coding sequence ATGAGAATATTTTTTTCAAATTTTTTTTCTCAAAAACCAGATAATTTGTCAAAGGTTATTTCTCGGATATCTTTATCTCGTAATATTGAAGATATACCGTTTCCCAGCCGAGCAACGTCAATTTGGATTGAAGATCTCAAACAAAGAATTAAGAATCTCTATCAAAAAATTTTTGCTGCCAAAAAATACCAGTGGGTTCAGTTGGATACAATTCCAAAGAATGCTCTTGAGAAGTTTTATTATCAGAATTTAATTCCCAGAGAAGTTCTTGAAAATCCGGCAAACCGGTATCTGATTTATTCGAGTCATAAGGGGATTTTAGTCAATTATCTTGACCATCTCCAAATTTTTTCAATTACATCGGGCTTAGATTTAAATCGAATTTACCAAGATGTCAATAAGTTAGACAATTTAATTGAAAAAAATATTGATTACGCCTATTCCGAAGAGTGGGGATATCTTACTTCACATATCAATAAAGTTGGGACGGGTATGGATTTATCAGTAACCATTCATCTTCCGGCTTTATCTTTGCTTTATGGTGAGAACCGTTTTATTCAATGGATGAGAGATAAAAATTTACAAGTTAAGAATTTTCGTGGAGAAGATGGTGTTATTGGTCATATTTATCATTTTTCCAACCTTTATTCTTTAGGGGTTTCTGAGTGGCAGATAATAAACGATTTAAAAAAGTTTGGGTGCACATTATCAAAGTGGGAAAAACAAGTTCGTGAATCTTTAAAGAATAACCCACCCCGAAGCCGGGAACTCGAAGAAACAGTCATGATGAAAGGAAGACAGCTTTATCGAAGTGGTCATTTTTCCTTAAAAGATATTTTTGATTTTCTTTCAATTTGGACATTAGCCTGGCAATGTGGAATATTTTCACCACGGAAAGGTTTAAAATTAATAGAAGTGAGAGAAATATTGCAGAAAACTTGGGGAAACGATAACAGCTTAAAAAAAGAATGTTTGAATATTTTGCGTTATTTCAGAGTTATCTCTGGGGAGGAACTTTGCGATGTTTGA
- the lysS gene encoding Lysine--tRNA ligase → MNEEAREQLDQINVEEQTKKLQELRNLGIDPYGVPFPEKHSIQDIRSHPEKFLDQDVLLRIAGRIMAIRRHGKAIFADVQDRLGRIQIYVKKDTIGDDSFGIFKSLDVGDVIGLEGKLFKTHSGELTIVVENFSLLSKCLHPLPEKWHGLREVEVRYRKRYLDLIMNPEVREVFQTRSRVLSELRKYLDERDYLEVETPMMQLIPGGALARPFVTFHNALGIDLYLRIAPELYLKRLIVGGMEKVYEINRNFRNEGISVRHNPEFTMLELYQAYGNYETMMNLCEQMLSSIVFSILGTYEVNYQDMAIDFTPPWRRLNLREVIQKEGGIDIFEDSLETLYQRGKKAGLNCDQTWDRGKYVNEFLDIFVQPHLVNPTFVLEYPVEISPLAKAKKNDPLVAERFELFIGKEELGNAYSELNDPIEQKKRFLDQVKKRDRGDVEAHLIDQDYVEALEYGMPPTGGMGIGIDRLVMLLTNSSSIREVIFFPILRPKID, encoded by the coding sequence ATGAATGAAGAAGCGCGGGAGCAGTTGGACCAAATCAATGTTGAAGAACAAACCAAAAAACTACAGGAATTAAGAAATTTAGGTATTGATCCTTATGGAGTTCCCTTTCCCGAGAAACATTCCATTCAAGACATTCGATCTCATCCGGAAAAATTTCTGGATCAAGATGTTCTCTTACGGATTGCCGGTAGAATAATGGCTATTCGTCGCCATGGAAAAGCCATTTTCGCTGATGTTCAGGATCGACTGGGAAGAATTCAAATCTACGTTAAGAAAGATACCATTGGTGATGATTCTTTTGGGATTTTTAAAAGTCTAGATGTAGGGGACGTTATTGGTTTAGAAGGGAAATTGTTCAAAACCCATAGTGGTGAGCTGACTATTGTGGTTGAAAATTTTAGTCTTCTCAGTAAATGCTTGCATCCACTTCCAGAGAAATGGCATGGATTAAGAGAAGTTGAAGTGAGATATCGAAAACGTTATCTTGATTTAATTATGAATCCTGAAGTCAGAGAAGTGTTTCAAACTCGTTCTCGAGTGTTGAGTGAGCTCAGAAAATATTTAGATGAAAGAGATTATTTAGAAGTTGAAACTCCGATGATGCAACTCATTCCAGGAGGAGCGCTAGCTCGTCCCTTTGTAACTTTTCACAATGCGCTTGGAATTGACTTATACCTTCGGATTGCTCCAGAACTTTATCTCAAACGTCTAATTGTTGGCGGTATGGAAAAGGTATACGAAATAAACCGAAATTTTCGCAACGAGGGGATATCAGTTCGCCATAATCCGGAATTTACCATGTTAGAGCTTTACCAGGCTTATGGTAACTATGAGACGATGATGAATTTATGCGAACAAATGTTGTCATCGATTGTATTTTCCATCTTGGGGACTTATGAGGTAAATTATCAGGATATGGCTATTGATTTTACTCCTCCGTGGCGAAGACTAAACCTTCGAGAAGTAATTCAAAAAGAAGGTGGAATAGATATCTTTGAAGATAGCCTTGAAACACTGTACCAGCGAGGGAAAAAAGCAGGTTTAAACTGCGATCAGACCTGGGATCGGGGAAAATACGTTAACGAATTTCTGGATATTTTTGTTCAACCACACCTGGTGAATCCGACTTTTGTTTTAGAATATCCGGTTGAAATATCACCGTTGGCCAAAGCCAAAAAAAATGATCCTTTAGTTGCGGAACGATTTGAGCTTTTTATTGGTAAGGAAGAATTAGGAAATGCCTATAGCGAGCTCAATGATCCTATCGAGCAAAAGAAGAGATTTTTAGATCAAGTTAAAAAAAGAGACAGGGGTGACGTTGAAGCCCATCTTATCGATCAAGATTATGTAGAAGCACTTGAATATGGGATGCCGCCTACCGGTGGAATGGGAATTGGTATTGATCGACTGGTTATGCTTTTAACCAATTCATCCTCGATTCGAGAAGTTATTTTCTTCCCTATTCTCCGACCGAAAATTGATTGA